Genomic DNA from Catenulispora sp. EB89:
AACGGCCCGCTGGGCTACTCGTCCTTCCAGACCCGCTTCGCCCTCCCGCCCAACGGCGAGGACGCCGAGTTCGCAGGCCTCTGGTACGCCTTCACCGTCGGCGCGGTCCGCTTCGTGGTCCTCCAGAACGACGACGTGGCGCTCCAGGACGGCGGCGACACCTACGTCAGCGGCTACAGCGCCGGCCGCCAGCGCGCCTGGCTGGAGCGCACCCTGAAGGCCGCCCGCCGCAGCCAGGGCATCGACTGGATCGTGGTCTGCATGCACCAGGTGATGATCTCCAGCTCCGACGCCAACGGCGCCGACATCGGCATCCGCGAACAGTGGGGCCCGCTGTTCGACAAGTACGAGGTCGACCTGGTCGTCTGCGGCCACGAGCACGACTACGAGCGCTCCCACCCCGTCCGCGGCGTGGTGTCCGGCAGCCAGACCCTGACCCCCAACCCGGTGGCGACCGACACCAGCCACATCGACACGTCGAAGGGCACCGTCCACATGGTCCTCGGCGGCGGCGGCACCTCCAGCCCCAGCAACCAGAAGTTCTTCGCGGGCAGCAAGGCAAAGGTCCTGATGGGCGTCGGAGCCGTAGGCGCAAGCGGAAAGAAGACGCCGACCTACGTCTTCGAGGACGCACCCTGGATCGGCGTCCGCGACGAGCAGCACCCGTACGGCTTCGCCGCCTTCGACGTGGACCCGGGCACCTGCGCCGGCGGCGAGACACGGATCCACGTGACGTACTACGTGGTGGGGCAGCCGGACGGGAAGATCGCCCCGCTGGAGACGTTCACGTTGAGCCGGAAGCGGAGCGACGGCTGAGCGATGGCTTGAGGCGGAGCTAACGCACGATCAGCTCGATGTCGGGGCGGGCCTGGAAGGGACTCAGGTCCGCCCACGGCATGTGAAGCAGTTCGAGCTTCCTGAGCTGGGGGAGCGTCGCGAGGACCGACAGGTCCGAGTCCGGCATCGAACGCAGGACGAGGCGGCGGAGCCTCGGCAAGACGGTGAGTTCGGCCAGCTGGACCCGGGTTTCGCTCAGTTCCAACTGCTCGAGGTTGGGCACGGCGTCGAGCGGCACGTAGGCCATGCGATGCAACCGCAGCCTGCGTAGCTCGGGCAGGACTTGGAGGGCGTGAAAATCCAAGTCCGGTACGGTCATGAGGTTGAGAAAGGCCAGAGCGGGCCACGCAGCGAAATCCTCGACGCGCACTCCGGCGACCCCGTTGAGGCCAAGGCATTCGATGGTGGGAACAGAGGCGAATGCCGACAGGCCGCAGGCCGGTAGCGTCTCCACGTTGAGACCGCGAAGAGTCGGCAACGTCGCGAGGGTTTCGGGCGACACCTCCGAGAAGTCTCCGTAGAGGGTGAGCTCGGCATCCTGCGGCAGCCATTCCGGCCGGGGAATCAACCTTGTATCGAGCAGCAGACTCTTTAGAGCCTTTAGACGACTCAGTCCGGGCCGATCAAAGTGCTTCACGCGGTAGACGAACAGGTCCCTGAGATTCGGCAAACGGGTGAGAGGTTCGATGTCGATGGAGTAGGTGTCGGCGATCTCGATGCTGGTGAGCGCCGAGAAGGCAGCCAGACCTCGGAGGTCGACGTCCTCCGCCATGCCGAGAACCAGGCTGGCGATCCGATCGCCGTTCACAAGCTTGGCCAAGGGGGGTTCGATCGCCTTCCAGAGTTCCAGCCGTTGGAGCTGTGGGATCTCTGGGAGCCGGTCCAGCGTTCGGCCCGACATTCGATGAAGGTCGAGCTGTCGCAGGCGCGACATCAAGGGCAGCTCGGCGAGAACGCGGTGGGATGGGCGGTTCAGACTGAGCTTTGAGACCGCCAGCGCGTCGAGGTCGATCACGGTGGCGTTTTCCGAGCCTCGCAGGTTCAGATGGTCCAGATGAGGCATGGCGGTCAGCGGCGCGGCGTCGACTTCTTGCAGGCCTCGCAACGCCAACGTGGTGACCTCGGAAAGCTGGACGCAGGAGCCTGCGCGCCGGTGCTGGCTGCGAGTCACGAGCGTGTTCAGTCTGGGGAACGCCCTGTCCGTGTCGTCGTGGAACTCGTCGACCTCGAGCCGGAAGACCTGAGGGAGCGGTTCGCGTGCGGTGAAACGGGAAGCCCCGAGTGTCACGCTGGTCAAAGTGGCAAGGCCCGCCAACGGAGTCAGGTCGACCGGTTCGGCTGATTCCACCGTCAGGGTGTGAAGGGTGGGTACGGCGCTGAGCGCCGTCAGGTCCACTTTCGGCATGTCTGTCATGGCCAGAGAGGTCAGTTTCGGCAGTGCCGCCAGCGGTCTCAGATCCGGGTCTGTGGCATGTGCCAGACGCACCGTTGTGACGTCGCCGAAGCGTTCGATGCCCTGCAGCATCGAGGACTCCGGGTGTCCGAGGTCCAGCATTCGCAGGTTGGGGTAGTCAGGCAGAGCTTTGATATGGGTTCGGCCGGCTGCGACCGAGACGAGGGCGACGGCGGTCGGTGGACCAGCGACGTGTTCGGCGATTCTGAGCCGCTCCATCCCGGGGAGCCCGTCCACCAGAGGCAGGAGATCGTCGCTGTTGATCAAGACTGTCACGTCGCTGAAATCCCCGTGGGCCAGCACCTCGTCGCGGAAGGCGCGCGGGTCCTGCGTCTGATGCCAGGCCGAGATCAGCTCGGGTCCGATCCGGTTGCCGTAGCGCTCGGCGAGGGATCGCAGAATCCGCATCCCCACATCTCCGCCGCCGCCCATCAGGGAGATCGCCTCCACCGTCGCCACCGCCTCGGCGACTGTGGGCTTACGGGTCCGCCCCACATCGGCGAGCAGGTCGAGAGTGAACTCCCCGGCGGCTGCCAGCACCTGCGCTTCGCGGCTGCTCCGCGGAGGCAGCAGGGCCCGGGTCTTCGTCTGGACCAGCTTCACCCATTTCGGGTCGACCATGCCGGCGTCGGCGAGGCATGCCGCTGCCAGCAGGTACAGCTGCCGCGACTGCTTGGCGTCCCGTTTCGCGCGCTCAACGAGGCGTTCCAGCAACTCGTTCTGACGGTCGCGGTCGTTCTGGACCTGGCTGACCGCCATCACCGCGACGTCCTGGTACATCGCGTCGTGGGCGTTCTCGATCAGGTGTGGGAGGTAGGCCTTCTGGAACACGCTCTTGGCCGCCAGGAAGTCCTGGAAGCTCGGGTGCACGAACTCCAGCAATTCCATCGTGGGTTCCTGCAACATGCCGGAGCGCACGACGAGGTGCCGCAGCAAGCCCTCGGCATCCGGCTTCCATCTTGTCGGTGCGTCTTGTATCTGAAGCCGCGGCAGCACGTCGGCGACCAGTCGCAGGGCATCCAGGCGTGGAATACTCCGTTGTTTGTTGACCAACATCCACAGCGCGATCTCGGTCAGGAAGGGCTCGATCTGCTCCCTTGTCAGTGTTACGGGGAAGGTCTGGATCCGCTGTTGTGTGTCCCGCTTTTCCAGCAGCATCGCGCACGCACGCTCGTACAGGGCAGTGCGGTTCCGCGGCAGAGCCCGGTTGTCCGCGTGATACAAGGCGCACACCATCGCGCACAGCAGCGGCGTGGTCGTGATGTGTGCCAGGTCGCGACGCCAGCGGACGGTGTGTTTCAGGGAATCCGCGTACTCCCGCAACTCCTCCGTGTCGGTGTGGGGCCGTCCGACGGCGGCTTCGTGCCAGCGGTCGATGAACGTCGACACCTGGAGTGCCGACATCGGATTGATGGTCGCCCTGGTGAAACCGAGCGTCGTGACCAGACGGCGGCGGCCGGGTTCGTTCAGGCCCGCGGGGCGTGTCGTCACCACGAAACAGGCGTGGGGGTACGCGGTCACCAGATCCGCGAGCCATTGAAGGGCCTCGGCGCGAAGCTGTTCGGGGATCTCGTCGATGCCGTCGAGCAGCACCGCGGCCCGGCCGGTGGCGAGAAGGTCCATCTCCCAGCCGGGCAGCCGGCCGGCGTACGCCGGGGCCAGCCTGGCGACGAAGTCGAGGGGGCGCGGCAGCTCCAGCCGCTGGCCGCCGGCGAACTCGCGCAGCCGGATCAGGAAGGGAAGCGGGGCGTGGTCGGGCGTCTTCAGCCATGTGAGCGTCAACCACTGCGCCAGCGTCGACTTGCCCGAGCCGGCCGGACCTTCCAACAGGACCCGGCGCCGCTCGGTGGCCAGGGTGTCCATCCGGTTCCAACTGACGTGCTCCGACGCCTGGTCGGGGTCGCCGGTCCGGTCCGGACCCTCGGTGGCTTCGACGGGGTCGGTGGCCTGGATGGTCAGATCGACGAAGCCGGTCATCAGGTCGTACGCCTGATCGTCCTCGTGCAGGTCCAACCCGATCAGCCGGATCTTGTGCGATTTCTCGCGCACCAGCCGGGCGTAGCCGGCCAGCAGCTCGGCCTCCTCTTCGGGCCGGTGCCTGCGTGCACTCTGCTTCAACAGCTCCAAGCCGGCCGCCGCGCCGAAGGTCTCCCGGGTCGTGAAGAACTCGACGATGTGCTCGCACACCACGCCGACCAGTTCGTCCAGCACCGGGCGCCAGACGTCGCCGACGGCTGGCGTGGCCGACGGCAGCGCCGCCCGCATCCGGTCGGCCAACACCTCCGGCTCGCCGTGCGCCTCCAGCACGGCGGCCATGTCGACGCGGGCGTGGGACAGCGTCGACATCAGGATCCCGACGGCGGTCACCAGCGAGTCGATGTCGGCGGCCGGGATTTCCAGCCGCCGCGGCGCGGACTTGCCCGGACGCGTGAACTGCTGCCCCGAAACCCGCTCCAGGATCTTGCGAGCGAACCGCTCCGCGTCTTCCGCCCCGATCGTCTGCTTCCGACGCTCCCGGCCCGGAATCCGGCTGGTGCGCAGCGGTTTGTCGACCGAGCCGGCGCCGGGGGCGGGGCCGGTCAGTGCCGCCTTGCCGAGCGCGCTCGCGGCCTTGTGCAGGCCGTTCTTGAGCACGGCGATCTCAGCGCCGGTGAACACCATGAAGCCCCCCAAGCCGTCGGCCCGAATGTTTCAGGCTACTGACTCGGAGGGCTCGTATGGTGACGAAGCGTGATTCCCGCCCCGCCTACTTCCCGTTCTCGATCTGCACCCGCTCGATCACCTGCGGCTTCGCCGCCTCCTTGCCGGTCTCCTCGCTGAGGCCCTTCTTCACCGAGTCCAGGATCGCCAGGCCCTGGCCGACCAGGCCGGCGGCGATCTCGGACAGGCCGTCGGCGCCGTTCAGGACGTTGATGTTGGCGCCGTTGAGGCCGCCGGCGGCCTTCTCGACGATCAGTGGGAGCTGGTCGATGATCATGCGGTCCAG
This window encodes:
- a CDS encoding NACHT domain-containing protein, whose product is MVFTGAEIAVLKNGLHKAASALGKAALTGPAPGAGSVDKPLRTSRIPGRERRKQTIGAEDAERFARKILERVSGQQFTRPGKSAPRRLEIPAADIDSLVTAVGILMSTLSHARVDMAAVLEAHGEPEVLADRMRAALPSATPAVGDVWRPVLDELVGVVCEHIVEFFTTRETFGAAAGLELLKQSARRHRPEEEAELLAGYARLVREKSHKIRLIGLDLHEDDQAYDLMTGFVDLTIQATDPVEATEGPDRTGDPDQASEHVSWNRMDTLATERRRVLLEGPAGSGKSTLAQWLTLTWLKTPDHAPLPFLIRLREFAGGQRLELPRPLDFVARLAPAYAGRLPGWEMDLLATGRAAVLLDGIDEIPEQLRAEALQWLADLVTAYPHACFVVTTRPAGLNEPGRRRLVTTLGFTRATINPMSALQVSTFIDRWHEAAVGRPHTDTEELREYADSLKHTVRWRRDLAHITTTPLLCAMVCALYHADNRALPRNRTALYERACAMLLEKRDTQQRIQTFPVTLTREQIEPFLTEIALWMLVNKQRSIPRLDALRLVADVLPRLQIQDAPTRWKPDAEGLLRHLVVRSGMLQEPTMELLEFVHPSFQDFLAAKSVFQKAYLPHLIENAHDAMYQDVAVMAVSQVQNDRDRQNELLERLVERAKRDAKQSRQLYLLAAACLADAGMVDPKWVKLVQTKTRALLPPRSSREAQVLAAAGEFTLDLLADVGRTRKPTVAEAVATVEAISLMGGGGDVGMRILRSLAERYGNRIGPELISAWHQTQDPRAFRDEVLAHGDFSDVTVLINSDDLLPLVDGLPGMERLRIAEHVAGPPTAVALVSVAAGRTHIKALPDYPNLRMLDLGHPESSMLQGIERFGDVTTVRLAHATDPDLRPLAALPKLTSLAMTDMPKVDLTALSAVPTLHTLTVESAEPVDLTPLAGLATLTSVTLGASRFTAREPLPQVFRLEVDEFHDDTDRAFPRLNTLVTRSQHRRAGSCVQLSEVTTLALRGLQEVDAAPLTAMPHLDHLNLRGSENATVIDLDALAVSKLSLNRPSHRVLAELPLMSRLRQLDLHRMSGRTLDRLPEIPQLQRLELWKAIEPPLAKLVNGDRIASLVLGMAEDVDLRGLAAFSALTSIEIADTYSIDIEPLTRLPNLRDLFVYRVKHFDRPGLSRLKALKSLLLDTRLIPRPEWLPQDAELTLYGDFSEVSPETLATLPTLRGLNVETLPACGLSAFASVPTIECLGLNGVAGVRVEDFAAWPALAFLNLMTVPDLDFHALQVLPELRRLRLHRMAYVPLDAVPNLEQLELSETRVQLAELTVLPRLRRLVLRSMPDSDLSVLATLPQLRKLELLHMPWADLSPFQARPDIELIVR
- a CDS encoding purple acid phosphatase family protein, whose product is MTDRMPVDRRTALLAAGTAGVALAATPLVASPAAAAEAPSAPAPAPSAPASSAPAQAASPLLLTTPGALGAPPVDGLHLTFGADPAREMYASWTTTASVRRPRVRFGTVDGGHGDTVQAETRTYTDGASGREVYVHHAHISGLRPDSTYIYSAMHDGVLPDSAAFRTAPSGRKPFTFTSFGDQATPGTTWAPATGGGFTSVPATIATPAASDIVAGVEQVAPLFHLLNGDLCYANINPDRLRTWDSFFQNNTRSARFRPWMPAAGNHENEKGNGPLGYSSFQTRFALPPNGEDAEFAGLWYAFTVGAVRFVVLQNDDVALQDGGDTYVSGYSAGRQRAWLERTLKAARRSQGIDWIVVCMHQVMISSSDANGADIGIREQWGPLFDKYEVDLVVCGHEHDYERSHPVRGVVSGSQTLTPNPVATDTSHIDTSKGTVHMVLGGGGTSSPSNQKFFAGSKAKVLMGVGAVGASGKKTPTYVFEDAPWIGVRDEQHPYGFAAFDVDPGTCAGGETRIHVTYYVVGQPDGKIAPLETFTLSRKRSDG